The Aminipila terrae nucleotide sequence GGAGAAAGACATGACCACTATGTTAGACACTACAGGGTTAGGAGATACACCAGTTTACCCTTCTATCATTTGGCCATGGGAAGACAAAAATGATCCAGATATAAGGTACAGGGAGAATAAGGATGTTAACATTGATCAGGCATATTTAAGAAAACTCATAGTTGAGTATGGAAGAGAAATCGATAAGACAATTACACATAAAAATATAGAGAAAAATGGAATCATTACGTATGATGCAAAGAGCGGTATCACTACAGTGAAATTAAACGGTAGGAGTAAAAGGTATGGAGTTTCCCTTGGAAATGCTCAGATAAAGAACAACAGAATGATTGTGAATCGGGAGCAGGTTTGGTACGATTTAATAGGAAAGACATATCATTCTCCAGATGGGGGAACATGGTATGCGGATAAAACAAGTCCGATATTTGGAGGAGTATGGCAGTGCGTTTATTTGCCGAAAGATATTGCTAATGATTTATATTTAATAACGGAGGGCACACATATTGAAAAGGTTCTGTATGATAAAGCAGCAGGAGCGTGGGATGCAGGAACTGCGGCCGCTTTATCAGGATTTTGTACTTGGGTATACACAGAATATGGTGTTACTATATCCGTTGCCAGGGCTAGTTTTCTGGCAGGAGCAATTGTTTGCTGCTATGATCTTTCAAAAGCTTGGGAAAGAGACTGTTTTCGAGAGGCAGTCATGCAGTGTGGTGACAATGAATTTGTAAGAATCTCTTTTATAATTACAGATGGTGGTATCGTAAATACATACAGAATTACAAAAGAGATTAAAGATGTGTACCGGTATCAGGGAACATTTAAACCGGGGTATTATGAAAGTTATTCTAAGGTAAAGAAGTAGGGGAGATATATGAAATACAGACGCAGATTGGACGTGGTTATTACTATTGTTGGTATATTTACACTAATTTTTTCCATGCTTGCTAGGAGGGGAGACGCACCGCAAACTTTTGCAAGACTGGGAATTAATATTAACTTTATATCATCGCTAATTCTGGGTAGTATACTTTTTTACTGGACTTTTGAAGCAAGAGCGTATAAAAGATCTTTACTGGAATCCATAGCATGTTTCCTATTAAGTATAAGTTCTTTTTTATTGGCAATCTGCAGTTATTATACAACATGGAAATTTAGTGATATTAGTTTGATGATCATTATTGTTCTGTCTATAGTAGCAAGCACTATTTTTTGGCAGTCGAGCATAGGAATAAAAAAATTGCAGGCATAAAGACTGATAAAGATTTAAATCAGAATTAAGGAGATAGGCTAAACTGCTTTAGACTTTCTTAGCAAGAGCTAAGGCTATTATAAAACTTATATATAATCAATAGATTAGAGAAGTAGAACGTTTTAGAGGATTGGCATACAATGAGTTAGAATAAGATTCGGATGCTGTAGGAAACATCATTATAATTAAAACTGTTGGAGGATGGTTATATAACCTTCCAACAGTTTTAATTTGTGGGCGGTATTTGATAAAAAATATAAGAAATATTTAATTAAGAATAATGTTGAAATATAGAAATTAAAGTGATATTATAGTTGGTGAAAATATAAATATTTACATTTTATATATAATTATGAAATTTCGACAATATTAAACAAATTTCGACAAGAAGAGCTATTCAATTAAATAAATATCTATGTCTGTCGGCGGGAGCCGGCAGCTAAGAGGGAAGCCGGTGAGAGTCCGGCACGGACCCGCCGCTGTAAACGAGGAGTTCCTGCCCATTCATTTGCGTGACGCAAATGTCCACTGAAAGCAAACAAAGCTTTTGGGAAGGAGGGCAGAAATGTGGATACGTAAGTCAGAAGACCTGCATGGATTGAAGAAGTAACCGGTTACGAGGTAAATGACCAGGGAATTGTATTTTAAATTCATTTTTTAAAATAAATTAAGAAAACAGTGAAAACGGACTGTGGCAGATTTGCTATAGTCTTTTTTTGTTGTCCAAAAGAGAAAGGGGGTGAGCATTATTAAAAAAAATATGGCAATTACGCCGTATAAATATTTGTTTTATTATCTAATATCAAAGGAGGAACAAAAGAAATGATAAAATTAAAGCTAAGAAAACCGTTAGCAACCCTTATGATTATAGCTATGGTCATGAGCATGGGGCTCACTGCATACGCTGCAGACTGGCCAACCTACCAGGGAAATGATATTCACAACGGGATTATCAATGCAGCACCAACCAACGGAAGTCCAAATGTCACACGTATTGATCTGCCGAAAAATGGATCCGGTTGGGATGGTGTGGATTCAGCAGCTGTTATGGAAACCAGAAATGGAAATACCTTTGCTTATATACTTTATGACGGATATAAAGTTGCAAATGATAAGGGTGGCGGCAGGCTAGCTAAAATAGACTGTTCGGCATCTACTCCACAGGTAGTATGGGAAAAGCAGATTACCCAGAGTTCAGGATTCCAACTATCCTCTCCTTACCTGGATACTGAAAACCGATGCATCTATGTGGGGGCATCCGGATTTAATCAGAAAGCAAATAACGATGAGCTGACATTGACTGGAGGAGCAATCACAGATTGGTCTGTATCTTCTGCAGGAACAACTTTGGAAAATGGTAAGGTTGTTGTTTCAGGTAACCAAACTGTTACTTTGACTCAGACAAATACTAATTTAACTAGTGGTGAGACTCATCGTTCTGCCACTGGCGTAAAAATCAACGGAAGCAATGTAAATATGATTATTACTGCTAAGCTTAACGGTACTACAGTAGGAAGTAAGACCTTAAACGCTTCTAACCTAATCGATGGACATTACTATCTGAATGATAATTTCCAATCTACGGCAGAATCTGCTGTAAATACAGGGACAAATAATACGCTGGAATTTACCTATGAAATTTCAGGAAATGATAGCAATACTGTGGAGATTGAATATTGCCAATTGTATGAACAGAACAGTTCTATTACAAAAGTAACAAATATTGACGAAGAACCTACTACAGAATTGTCTTTAGCAGTGCCAAACAATGCACAGATCAATACTCCTATAGTAAAGAATGGGGATTATCTGTATTTCGGAACATGGTCAGGAAATGCAGGAACATATTATCAGTATGACATGGATAATAAGGAGTTAAAAGAATTTAATCCGGGTAATGGCGGTTTTTATTGGGCTGGTGCTGTTGTAGATGGAGATTATGTTTACTTTGGTGGAGATAAAGGTTTTCTGTATGCTCGTCCGGTAGGTGATGATTTTGATAATACTTCAGAAGGAAGTGTTGTTAATTTATCCACTATAGGTGGAGTGGAATCAGGGAATGTGCGCAGCACTATTTCACTAGTAGACGGACATCTTTACTTTACTAGCCAGGGTGGTTATTTATGGAGCTTTACTCCGGGAGCAGGAACACCAACATTAGACTGGAAAGCTAAGCTAGCAGGAACTTCTACTTCTACTC carries:
- a CDS encoding PQQ-binding-like beta-propeller repeat protein; the protein is MIKLKLRKPLATLMIIAMVMSMGLTAYAADWPTYQGNDIHNGIINAAPTNGSPNVTRIDLPKNGSGWDGVDSAAVMETRNGNTFAYILYDGYKVANDKGGGRLAKIDCSASTPQVVWEKQITQSSGFQLSSPYLDTENRCIYVGASGFNQKANNDELTLTGGAITDWSVSSAGTTLENGKVVVSGNQTVTLTQTNTNLTSGETHRSATGVKINGSNVNMIITAKLNGTTVGSKTLNASNLIDGHYYLNDNFQSTAESAVNTGTNNTLEFTYEISGNDSNTVEIEYCQLYEQNSSITKVTNIDEEPTTELSLAVPNNAQINTPIVKNGDYLYFGTWSGNAGTYYQYDMDNKELKEFNPGNGGFYWAGAVVDGDYVYFGGDKGFLYARPVGDDFDNTSEGSVVNLSTIGGVESGNVRSTISLVDGHLYFTSQGGYLWSFTPGAGTPTLDWKAKLAGTSTSTPTVVGDNIYVGYYSGFSAGGVQKVAKAGNHQVSNVATPGPVQSSVLVYTNGGVDYLYFNTNSGTGAGYCFNGSNGAKVWQTPGDTYALQGMASSGGVLTFGNDYDHFYVVK